From one Deltaproteobacteria bacterium genomic stretch:
- a CDS encoding AAA family ATPase: protein MLIKKIKLSNILSFGEHCGEIALRSLNVLIGPNGSGKSNLIEVVSLLQSAPRELAVPVRKGGGIRDWLWKGAEETPVAEIEVLVSNPPTGSKNLRYTLSFTEAGQRFELVDERLENESLDPGETEPYFFYRYQRGQPVINVKEEHRSLQREDVDPQQSILAQRKDPDQYPELTWLGEQFGRIKIYREWTFGRKAELRLPQAVDAPNDFLSEDCLNLGLVLNQLRRKPAVKKEILKYLAEFYEGIEDFDISVEGGTVQLFLQEGNYTIPATRLSDGTIRYICLLAILCHSSPPPLVCIEEPELGIHTDIIPLLGTLLKEASKRTQLIVTTHSDVLVDELTEIPESILVCEKEKGCTSMKRLDATQLKDWLKKYSLGELWRKGEIGGTRW, encoded by the coding sequence ATGTTGATAAAAAAAATAAAGCTGTCAAATATCCTCTCCTTTGGTGAGCATTGTGGAGAAATCGCTCTTCGTTCGCTCAATGTGTTGATCGGCCCCAATGGTTCAGGCAAGTCTAATCTGATCGAGGTTGTTTCTCTGTTACAGTCAGCTCCAAGGGAATTGGCGGTTCCGGTTCGCAAGGGAGGCGGTATTCGTGACTGGCTCTGGAAAGGGGCTGAAGAAACACCTGTCGCCGAAATAGAAGTCCTTGTTTCAAATCCGCCCACAGGCTCAAAAAACCTGCGATACACCTTGTCTTTTACGGAAGCCGGCCAGCGTTTTGAACTCGTCGATGAACGGCTGGAAAATGAATCCCTTGATCCAGGTGAAACAGAGCCTTATTTCTTTTATCGTTATCAGCGCGGCCAACCGGTTATCAATGTCAAGGAAGAACACAGAAGCCTGCAACGGGAGGATGTGGATCCGCAACAATCCATCCTGGCGCAACGAAAAGATCCTGATCAATATCCGGAGCTGACTTGGCTTGGTGAGCAGTTCGGCAGAATCAAAATTTATCGCGAATGGACTTTTGGGAGAAAGGCTGAATTACGCCTTCCCCAGGCGGTTGATGCCCCGAATGATTTTTTGAGTGAGGACTGCTTGAATCTCGGTTTGGTTTTGAATCAGCTCCGCAGGAAACCAGCAGTCAAAAAAGAGATCCTCAAGTATCTTGCTGAATTCTATGAGGGGATAGAGGATTTTGACATCAGCGTGGAAGGCGGAACCGTTCAGCTGTTTTTGCAAGAAGGAAACTACACCATTCCTGCCACGCGGCTTTCCGATGGAACGATCCGGTATATTTGCCTTTTGGCAATTTTGTGTCATTCATCTCCACCGCCTCTGGTTTGTATCGAAGAGCCTGAACTGGGCATTCATACAGATATAATTCCGCTGCTGGGAACGCTTCTTAAAGAAGCTTCTAAACGTACTCAGCTTATCGTTACCACCCATTCCGATGTGCTTGTGGACGAATTGACTGAGATTCCTGAATCGATACTTGTATGTGAAAAGGAAAAGGGATGCACATCTATGAAACGACTGGATGCGACACAACTGAAGGACTGGCTTAAGAAATACAGCCTGGGAGAATTGTGGCGCAAGGGAG
- a CDS encoding amidohydrolase: MKELISSVFERCRNHFPDIVEIRRDLHMHPELGFEVQRTAGVVADELERIGLKVTRGVGKTGVVGDIDVPGAERRIALRADMDALAMEELGEIPYRSRIKGRAHMCGHDVHTAILLGAGRVLSEMKDRLKVSVRLVFQPSEESPPGGALAMVEDGVLEGVDEIFGLHVWPGLEAGHFGISPGAFLSQADRFRISIVGKGGHAAQPSFAIDPIVLGAQFVTLLQSVVSRNVDPLESAVVTVTRFHGGTADNIIPPEVTMTGTVRTLKSEVQTLVREKIQALLDGLTSTQGASHVFSYEEGYPVTFNHEQSVKRALSATRSLVGEDQVLFPQPPMMGSEDFGYFSREIPGCFINLGCANEKKGITARCHNPMFDVDEECMVYGMALEVLLALQFHLDPNDLAG; this comes from the coding sequence ATGAAAGAACTGATCTCGAGTGTTTTCGAACGATGCAGGAATCATTTCCCGGATATTGTTGAGATCCGCCGCGATCTCCACATGCACCCCGAACTGGGTTTCGAGGTTCAGAGAACGGCGGGGGTCGTGGCTGATGAGCTTGAAAGGATCGGATTGAAGGTGACCCGGGGAGTAGGAAAAACCGGGGTTGTCGGGGACATTGATGTGCCGGGGGCGGAGAGGCGTATTGCCCTTCGGGCGGACATGGACGCCCTGGCCATGGAGGAGCTGGGCGAGATCCCTTACCGTTCCAGGATCAAAGGGAGGGCCCACATGTGCGGCCACGATGTTCACACGGCGATACTTCTTGGAGCAGGCCGGGTGCTGTCAGAAATGAAAGATCGACTCAAGGTCTCAGTGCGCCTGGTTTTTCAGCCCAGCGAAGAAAGTCCCCCGGGCGGCGCCCTGGCCATGGTTGAGGACGGGGTGCTCGAAGGAGTGGATGAGATCTTCGGGCTTCACGTGTGGCCGGGTCTTGAGGCCGGTCATTTCGGGATCTCTCCCGGTGCCTTCCTTAGCCAGGCGGATCGTTTCCGGATCAGCATTGTCGGAAAGGGAGGCCATGCGGCTCAGCCGTCCTTCGCCATCGATCCCATCGTGCTCGGGGCCCAATTCGTTACGCTTCTTCAGTCCGTTGTATCCCGGAACGTGGATCCCCTGGAATCTGCCGTGGTCACTGTCACCCGGTTTCATGGGGGCACGGCCGATAACATCATCCCTCCCGAGGTGACTATGACCGGAACCGTGCGGACCCTGAAAAGCGAGGTCCAGACCCTTGTGCGGGAAAAGATCCAGGCCCTGCTCGATGGTTTGACTTCCACCCAGGGGGCCTCCCATGTTTTTTCTTACGAGGAAGGGTACCCGGTGACTTTTAACCATGAACAGTCCGTCAAAAGAGCCTTGTCGGCGACCCGGTCCCTCGTGGGAGAAGACCAGGTGCTCTTCCCTCAGCCTCCGATGATGGGCAGTGAAGACTTCGGTTATTTCAGCCGGGAAATCCCCGGGTGTTTCATCAACCTGGGTTGTGCGAACGAGAAGAAGGGCATCACCGCCAGGTGTCATAATCCCATGTTCGATGTGGACGAGGAATGCATGGTCTATGGAATGGCCCTGGAAGTGCTCCTGGCCCTCCAGTTTCATCTGGATCCCAATGATCTTGCCGGCTGA